The region TGAAGAAATCGTCGACGATCTGCAAGCCCCGATGAACGCGTGCGTCTTGCCGACCTGGGCATTGAGTGCGGTGTGCCATGTGCCGGGCGGGGCGCACCCGTCTTACGCTCACGGTTACACAGAACGCGATAACCGTTTCTATCAGGCGTGGGACCCGATTGCCCGCGACCGTGAGACGTTTACTGCCTGGATCAATGAATACATCCTCGGCACTGCCAATTTCAGTGAGTTCCAGGCCAAGTTGGCCAGCGCTTCGGAGGCAAAATAATGGCTTACTCCACTAATGAAATGATGACCGTAGCTGCCGCTCGCCGTTTGAAAAACGGTTCGGTGTGTTTTGTCGGTATCGGCCTGCCTTCCAAAGCTGCCAACCTGGCGCGACTGACGTCGTCGCCTGATGTGGTACTGATTTACGAGTCCGGCCCGATTGGTGCCAAGCCCGACGTGCTGCCGCTGTCGATCGGCGATGGTGAACTGGCCGAAACCGCCGATACCGTCGTTTCTACCAGCGAAATTTTCCGTTACTGGCTGCAAGGTGGCCGGGTGGATGTGGGGTTCCTGGGCGCTGCTCAAGTTGACCGCTTCGGCAATATCAACACCACGGTCGTGGGCGATTACCACCAGCCTAAAGTCCGTTTGCCGGGTGCCGGTGGCGCACCTGAGATCGCCGGTTCGGCGAAAAGTGTGCTGATCATTCTCAAGCAGTCCGCCCGTTCGTTCGTCGACAAGCTGGACTTCATCACTTCGGTCGGTCACGGCGAAGGCGGCGATTCCCGCAAACGCCTCGGGCTGCCGGGGGCTGGCCCGGTTGGGATCATCACCGACCTGTGCATCATGGAGCCTGAAGCGCAAACCAATGAGTTTGTGGTCACGGCCTTGCACCCGGGTGTAACCCGTGAGCAAGTCACTGCAGCTACCGGTTGGGCCATCCGTTTTGCCGACAACGTGGAACTGACTGCCGAGCCGACTGAGGTTGAACTCAGCGCCTTGCGCGATCTGGAGACGCGCACCGCGCTGGCCCACGGTCAAGCGCCAGGAGAAGCATGATGCGCGAAGTATTTATCTGTGACGCAATCCGTACGCCGATTGGCCGTTTTGGCGGTGGCCTGGCTGCCGTGCGCGCTGATGATCTGGCTGCAACGCCGATCAAGGCACTGATGGAGCGCAACCCGGGCGTGAAGTGGGACGAAGTTGATGAGGTGTTTTTCGGCTGCGCCAACCAGGCGGGCGAAGACAACCGTAACGTCGCACGGATGGCGGCATTGCTGGCCGGGTTGCCGGAGACCATTCCGGGCGTAACCTTGAACCGTTTGTGTGCCTCGGGCATGGACGCAATCGGTACGGCATTCCGGGCGATTGCCAGCGGCGAAATGGAGCTGGCCATTGCCGGGGGCGTCGAGTCGATGTCGCGCGCGCCGTTTGTCATGGGCAAGGCTGACGCGGCGTATTCGCGCAACATGAAGCTTGAAGACACCACCATTGGCTGGCGTTTTATCAACCCGCTGATGAGCGCTCAATACGGCGTCGATCCAATGCCGCAAACCGCGGATAACGTGGCCGACGATTACCGGATCTCACGCGCAGACCAGGATGCTTTCGCCTTGCGCAGCCAGCAACGTACCGCGGCGGCTCAGGCGGCAGGCTACTTTGCAGAAGAGATTGTGGCGGTACGTATCGCCCATAAAAAAGGCGAAACCGTGGTCGAGCGCGATGAGCATCCGCGTGCGGACACCAGCCTTGAGACCTTGAGCAAACTCAAGCCGGTCAACGGTCCTGATAAAACCGTCACCGCGGGCAATGCCTCGGGTGTTAACGACGGCGCTGCGGCGCTGATCCTGGCGTCGGCCGATGCGGTAAAACGGCACGGCCTGACAGCGCGTGCACGGGTACTGGGCATGGCCAGCGCCGGTGTAGCACCCCGGGTTATGGGGATCGGCCCGGTGCCTGCCGTACGCAAGCTGGTGGAACGCCTGGGGTTGGCGGTCAGCGATTTTGACGTGATTGAGCTTAACGAAGCGTTCGCCAGCCAGGGCTTGGCGGTGTTGCGCGAGTTGGGGCTGGCGGATGACGCACCCCAGGTCAATCCGAATGGCGGAGCGATTGCGCTGGGTCATCCATTGGGCATGAGCGGTGCTCGCATCGTCATGACGGCGCTGCATCAACTGGAAAAAACCGGGGGCAAGAAAGGCCTGGCGACGATGTGTGTGGGCGTCGGCCAAGGTTTGGCGCTGGCCATAGAACGGGTCTGAGGCGAGCCGCAAGCATTGGAACCAACACTTGTCTGAGCGCCAGAGGTCTCTGTCGCTCAGACAAATTGTGGTTGCGGTCCTGAGTGTTGCAAGATATTTCTACGTGCAACTAACCCTGGATGAGTCTTTACAACATGACAACAGATACTCACTACACAGGAGAGGAACGCAGGAAAAGGATCTTTGCGATTGTGGGCGCCTCCTCGGGCAACCTGGTCGAATGGTTCGATTTCTATGTGTACGCCTTTTGTGCAATCTACTTCGCCCCCGCTTTTTTCCCCTCAGATGACCCCACCGTTCAGCTGTTGAACACGGCCGGGGTGTTTGCGGCTGGCTTCTTGATGCGTCCGATTGGTGGCTGGCTGTTTGGCCGAGTGGCTGACAAGCACGGACGCAAGAACTCAATGATGATCTCGGTGCTCATGATGTGTGCCGGGTCATTGGTCATTGCCTTTTTGCCGACTTACGACGCCATTGGCGCCTGGGCACCCGCTTTGCTATTGATGGCGCGGCTGTTCCAGGGATTGTCGGTGGGGGGTGAATACGGCACCACCGCGACCTACATGAGTGAGGTGGCGCTTAAGGGCCAGCGTGGTTTCTTTGCGTCGTTTCAGTACGTGACCTTGATCGGCGGTCAATTGCTGGCGGTGCTGGTCGTGGTCATTCTTCAACAGTTTTTGTCCGAAGACGAGCTACGGGCTTGGGGCTGGCGCATCCCGTTTGTCATCGGGGCTCTTGCGGCACTGATTTCGCTGCTGCTGCGTCGCAGCCTGAAAGAAACAACCAGCGCCGAAACCCGACAGGACAAGGATGCAGGCAGCGTGGCTGCTCTGTTCCGCGACCACAAGGCTGCGTTTATTACCGTGCTGGGTTACACAGCAGGCGGCTCGCTGATTTTCTACACGTTCACCACCTACATGCAGAAGTACTTGGTGAACACGGCTGGCATGCATGCCAAGACCGCCAGTTACATCATGACCGGTGCGCTCTTCCTTTATATGTGCATGCAGCCGATATTCGGCATGCTGGCAGACAAGATTGGTCGCCGTAACTCGATGCTCTGGTTTGGCGCCTTGGGCACGCTGTGCACAGTGCCGATCTTGCTGAGTTTGAAAACCATCACCAGCCCGTTTTTGGCGTTTGTGCTGATCACGCTGGCGCTGGCAATTGTCAGCTTTTACACCTCGATCAGTGGGCTGGTTAAGGCCGAAATGTTTCCGCCACAGGTGCGGGCTTTGGGGGTTGGCCTGGCCTACGCTGTCGCGAACGCTATCTTTGGTGGTTCGGCGGAATACGTTGCCTTGGGTCTCAAGTCGATGGGCATGGAAAACACTTTCTATTGGTACGTGACGGTGATGATGGCGATTGCTTTTCTGTTCAGCTTCCGCTTGCCCAAACAGCCCAAATACCTGCACCACGATCTCTGATGTGCTTGCGCGTGCCGAGTGTGGCGCGCGCCTCGAAAGGATGAGTTATGCGTGATCGAACGAGCAATCAACTGTTTGAGGCTTATTTCACGGCCAAGGCCATGGGCGAGGTGTTTTGTGACCATGGCCGTGTACAGGCCATGCTCGACTTTGAAGCGGCTCTGGCCCGGGCGCAAGCCAGGGTCGGACTGATTCCTCAGTCAGCGGTTGATTCGATCCGCGCGGCGTGCAAGGCCGAACTCTACGACTTCGATGCCTTGGGGCAGGCCATTGCCGTCGCCGGTAATTCGGCCATTCCGCTGGTCAAGGCCTTGGGTAAGCAGATTGCCGCTGTGGCCCCTGAAGCCGAACGCTATGTGCACTTGGGGGCGACCAGCCAGGATGTAATGGACAGCGGTCTGGTACTGCAATTGCGTGCCGCTCTGGTATTGATCGAGGATGATCTGGCGCGTCTCGGTGAGGTCCTCGCTCGGCAAGCCCGGCGTTATGCCGCGACCCCGCTGGCAGGCCGCACCTGGCTGCAACAGGCCACTCCTGTCACGTTGGGCATGAAACTCGCCAGTTGGCTGGGAGCCGTTACCCGTAACCGCCAACGATTGCTGGAATTGAAACCGCGCCTGCTGTGCCTGCAGTTTGGTGGTGCGTCAGGCACCTTGGCGGCCTTGGGTAATCAGGCCCTGCCTGTAACCCGGGCGCTGGCGGATGAGCTTGGTTTACAGATGCCTGATCAGCCCTGGCACACCCAGCGTGATCGACTGGTGGAGTTTGGCGCGGTGTTGGGCCTGATTGCCGGGAACCTGGGCAAGGTAGGGCGTGATATCAGCCTGCTGATGCAGACCGAAGCCGCCGAAGTGTTTGAGCCGGCGGCGCCGGGCAAGGGCGGCTCATCGACCATGCCGCACAAGCGTAACCCTGTGGGGTCGGCGGTCTTGATCAGTGCCGCGACACGGGTGCCAGGCTTGTTGAGCGTCCTGTTCAGCGCCATGCCTCAGGAGCACGAGCGCAGCCTGGGCTTATGGCATGCCGAATGGGAAACCTTGCCCGAAATCTGCTGCCTGGTATCCGGGGCCCTGGCTCAGGCACTGAATATTGCTGAAGGGCTGGAGGTGGATGTCGAGCGCATGGCACGCAACCTCGACCTGACCCATGGCCTGGTGCTGGCAGAAGCGGTCAGCATCGTGCTGGCCCAGCGCGTGGGCCGAGAGACGGCACACCATCTGCTGGAACAGTGCTGCAAGCGTGCGGTGTCCGAGCAACGCCATTTGCGGGCGGTGCTGGGCGATGAACCTGGCGTGACCGCACACCTGAGTGCGGCCGAACTGGATTGCTTGCTCGATCCGGCCCATTACCTCGGCCAGGCGACGACTTGGGTCGAGCGTGCAGTGGCTGAACATTTTTCGTTGGCGCATTGAATTGGCGCTGCTAAAGGAGAAGCTGGTGAAACGTGTACAACTCGCTGATGGTGAACTCAACTACCAGATCGATGGCCCGCAAGGTGCCCCGGTGCTGGTGTTGTCCAACTCGCTGGGTACTGATCTGGGAATGTGGGACACGCAGGTGGCTGCGTTCGCCAAGCACTTCCAGGTGTTGCGTTACGACACCCGGGGGCATGGCCAGTCGCTGGTGACTGAGGGCCCGTACAGCATCGAGCAGTTGGGGCGTGATGTGCTGGCGCTGCTGGACGCCCTGCAGATTGAACGTGCGCATTTTTGCGGGCTGTCGATGGGCGGTTTGATCGGTCAATGGCTGGGGATCAATGCCGGTGAGCGGTTGAAAAAATTGGTGGTGTGCAACACGGCCGCCAAGATTGGCGAGCCTTCGGTGTGGAACCCGCGTATTGAAACCGTGCTGCGTGATGGGGCGGCCGCGATGGTCGCATTGCGCGATGCATCGATTGCCCGCTGGTTTACACCGGACTATGCCCAGGCACATCCAGAGCAGGCCAAGCGCATTACCGACATGCTTGCGGCCACTTCGCCTCAAGGGTATGCCGCCAACTGTGCGGCGGTGCGTGATGCGGATTTTCGCGATCAACTGGGGTGGATCAAAGTGCCCATGTTGGTGATTGCCGGGACGCAGGACGCTGTCACACCTCCGTCGGGTGGCCATTTTATTCAGGAGCGTGTGTCGGGTGCGCAATACGCTGAATTCTATGCTGCCCACCTGTCCAACGTTCAGGCCGGTGAAGCGTTCAGCCAATGCGTGCTGGCGTTCTTGTTGGCGGACAAAGCGGTTTAAGGAGCAATTTGTGGACGAAAAGCAACGTTACGACGAAGGGCTAAATGTACGTCGTGCAGTGCTCGGTGATGCTCACGTCGATCGCAGCCTGAATGCCCTGACTGAGTTCAACAGCGAGTTCCAGGAAATGATCACCCGCCATGCCTGGGGCGACATCTGGACACGTCCGGGCCTGCCGCGGCATACCCGCAGCTTGATCACGATCGCAATGCTGATCGGGATGAACCGTAATGAAGAGCTCAAGCTGCATTTGCGTGCGGCGGCGAGCAACGGTGTCACCCGCGCAGAGATCAAGGAAGTGCTGATGCAAAGCGCGATCTACTGCGGCATTCCGGCAGCCAATGCGACGTTCCACCTGGCAGAGTCGGTGTGGGATGAGCTGGGCGTTGAATCGCGGGTTTGACCTTTACTCGTCCAGAAACAATAAACCCGCCTATTGGCGGGTTTATTGTTTATTCAGTATCGATCAAGCCTTGGGCGGCTTGTCCGAAACAGGGCGGTTTTGCCCGGTTTGTTCGAACCAGCCACCACCTAGCGCTTTGTACAGATTGACCTCGCTGGTCAACTGCGACAAACGGTCGGTGATCAGCGATTGCTGTGCACTGAACAGCGAGCGCTGAGCGTCGAGGAAGGTCAGGTTGCTGTCGATACCAATCCGATAGCGACGTTCGGCCAAGCGGTAGTAGTTCTGGTTGGCTGCGACGAAATCGGTTTGTGCCTGCAATTGTTGGTTGTAAGTCTGGCGTGCTGCCAGGCCGTCGGAGACTTCCTGGAATGCCGTCTGGATCGCCTTCTCGTATTGAGAAACGGTGATTTCCTTCTGGATTTTCGAATAGTCGAGGCTGGCGCGCAAAGCCCCTGCGTTGAAGATCGGCAGGTTGATTTGCGGCGAAAACAGCCACGTACCCGAGCCGCCCTTGAACAGCCCTGACAGGTCAGGGCTCAAGGTCCCGGCATTGGCTGTGAGGCTGATGCTCGGGAAGAATGCGGCCCGCGCCGCGCCGATGTTGGCGTTAGCGGCCAACAACTTGTGCTCGGCTTCGAGGATGTCCGGACGACGTTGCAGCAAGTCGGATGGCAAGCCAGCCGGCACTTCGGTCAACAGATCTGCCGCCAACGGTTTGCTAGCCGGCAGGTTGTCCGGAAGGGTCGTGCCCAGCAACAGGGCCAGGCTGTTCTGGTCCTGAGCGACCTGGCGCGTGTATTTCGCCAGCTGTACTTTGGCGTTTTCAACCGAGGTGCGTGCCTGGCTCAGATCAAGGGCCGAGGCCACTCCGACTTCATTGCTGCGCAAGGTGAGCTTATAGCTCTCGTCGTAGTTTTTCAGCGTGTCTTGAGTGAGCTTGAGCAGTTCTTTGTCGGCCTGCCAGGTCAAGTAGGCATTCGCGACGCTGGCGACCAGACTGATCTGAGTCGAGCGGCGGGCTTCTTCAGTAGCGAAGTAGTTCTGCAAGGCCTGATCGCTCAGGCTGCGCACCCGGCCGAACAAGTCGAGTTCATACGCACTGACCCCAAGCGTCGCCGAGTAGGTGCTGCTGATACCCGACTCTCCGGTTTGCGACATGTTTGCCGGTGTACGTTGACGGCTACCGCTGCCATTGGCCGAAACCGCCGGGAACAGGTCTGCACGCTGGATACGGTATTGCGCGGCATAGGCGTCGATGTTCAACGCAGCGACCCGGAGGTCGCGGTTGTTGACCAGAGCCGTCTGAATCAGTTGTTGCAGGGCCGGGTCATGGAAAAACTGACGCCAGCCTTGTTCCGCGGCGGCCTGATTGGCCGCTTCGGTTGGCGAATATGCCGGGCCTTCGGGGTACTGAGCCGCTACCGGCGCTTCTGGGCGCTGGTAATCCGGGATCAGCGAGCAGCCGCCCAGGGTAAACGCGGCGACAGCGAGGGCTAGAAGGGACTTGCTCATTGGCCAGCCTCGTTGCTTGGAGTTTTAGTCAGGTCCACTTTTTTCTCTGAATCTTTTTTGCTGCCAAAGGACGATACGGCGACAAAGAACAGCGGTACCCAGAATACGGCCAGTACGGTAGCGGTGATCATACCGCCGATAACGCCGGTACCGATCGCATGCTGGCTGCCCGAGCCTGCGCCCGAGGAGATGGCCAGCGGGATCACGCCCAGTACAAACGCCAGAGAGGTCATGATGATCGGGCGCAGACGCATGCGGCACGCTTCAATCGCGGCCTCCGTCAGGGTTCGTCCTTGCTCGTGCAGCTCTTTGGCAAACTCGACGATCAGAATGGCGTTTTTCGAGGCCAGACCGATGGTCGTGAGCAAGCCCACCTGGAAGTACACGTCGTTGGACAGCCCGCGAAGGCTCGTCGCCATCAACGCCCCGATAATCCCCAGTGGCACCACCAACATGACGGCAATCGGGATCGACCAGCTTTCGTACAGTGCAGCAAGGCACAGGAATACCATCAGCAAGGATATAGCGTACAGGGCAGGGGCCTGGGATCCTGACAGACGCTCCTCGTATGACAGCCCTGTCCAGGAAATCCCCACACCGGCCGGCAGTTTCTTGGCCAGTGCTTCAACTTCAGCCATGGCCTGGCCACTGCTGTAGCCCGGTGCCGGAGCACCCAGAACTTCCATGGCTTCTACGCCGTTGTAACGCGAGAGCTTGGGCGGACCATAGATCCACTTGCCCTTGGCGAAGGCCGAGAACGGCACCATGGTTCCGTCACCATTGCGCACGTACCACTTCTTCAAGTCTTCCGGGTTCATCCGCGAATCGGCTTTACCTTGCAGGTAAACCTTTTTCACACGGCCGTGGTCGATGAAGTCGTTGACGTAACTGGCACCCAGCCCGATCGACAGGGTGTTGTTGATGTCGCTCAGCTCAACGCCCAGGGCGCGGGCCGCTTCGTCGTCAATTTCCAGCTGGTACTGCGGCTCATCGTTCAGGCCGTTCGGGCGCACACCGGCCAGGATCTTGCTTTGAGCGGCCATCCCCAGGAACTGGTTGCGGGCCTCCATCAGCTTCTCGTGACCAATACCGGAGCGGTCTTGCAGGTAAACGTCAAAACCGGTTGCGTTACCCAGCTCCATCACTGCCGGCGGTGCAAAAGCGAACACCATGGCATCGCGGAACGTTGAGAAGTGCGCCTGAGCCCGTCTTGCCAGCGCAAATACGCTGTTGTCGGCATCACGCTCGCCCCAGGGTTTGAGCATGATGAACGCCATGCCGGAGCTTTGACCGCGACCGGCGAAGTTAAAGCCGTTTACGGTAAATACGGAAGATACGGCTGCCGACTCATCGGTCAACAGGTACTCACGCATCCGGTCGATGACGTCCTGTGTACGCTCTGCGGTCGTGCCTGCCGGTGTTTGCACCTGAGCAAACAGTACGCCCTGATCTTCTTCCGGAAGGAAGGAGGTCGGGATGCGCGTGAACAGGAACACCATGCCGACAACGATCAGGACATAGGCCAGGAAGTACGGGGCCTTATGGCGCAGGATGCTGCCAACACCTTTTTCATAGCGTTTTACGCCGCTGTCGAAGGTGCGGTTGAACCAGCCGAAGAAGCCGCGCTTGTTCTCGCCGTGATCGCCTTTGGCAATTGGCTTGAGCATGGTGGCGCACAAGGCCGGGGTAAAGATCAGGGCAACCAGCACCGAAAGGCCCATCGCCGAAACAATGGTGATCGAGAACTGGCGGTAAATCACACCGGTCGAACCGCTGAAGAAGGCCATTGGCAGCAATACTGCCGACAGCACCAGAGCAATACCGACCAGCGCTCCCTGGATCTGCTCCATGGATTTCTTGGTGGCTTCCTTGGGTGGCAGTCCTTCCTCGGACATTACCCGCTCGACGTTTTCAACCACGACGATCGCATCGTCCACCAGCAGGCCGATGGCCAGTACCATGCCGAACATGGTCAGGGTGTTAATACTGAAGCCGGCAGCGGCCAGAATCCCGAAAGTGCCGAGCAATACCACGGGCACCGTCATCGTGGTGATGATGGTGGCACGGAAGTTCTGCAGGAACAGGAACATGACCAGGAACACCAGCGCGACAGCTTCGACCAGCGTCTCAAGTACGCCTTCGATCGATGCAGAAACCACTGGAGTGGTGTCATACGGGTAAACGACTTTCATGCCTTCGGGGAAGAAGGGTTCCAGGTCTGCGATGGTTGCGCGCAGTGCCTTGGCGGTGTCCAGGGCGTTGGAGCCCGGAGCCAGCTTGATCGCAAGGCCCGAAGACGGCATGCCGTTGTACTGCGCACTGATGCTGTAGTTCTCACCACCCAGGCCAACTTCGGCGACATCTTTCAGGCGTACCTGTGAGCCGTCGGTGTTGACCTTGAGCAGGATCTTTTCGAACTGCTCAGCGGTTTGCAGACGGGTTTTACCGATGATGGTCGCGTTCAGCTCCTGACCTTTTACTGCTGGCAGGCCGCCCAGTTGCCCGGAGGACACCTGTACGTTCTGTGCGCTGATGGCCGACTTGACGTCCACCGGGGTCAGGTTGAATTTGTTCAGCTTGGCCGGGTCGAGCCAGATACGCATGGCGTACTGAGCACCAAACACCTGGAAGTCGCCCACACCTGAAGTACGGGAAATCGGGTCCTGCATGTTGGAGACGATGTAGTTCGACAGGTCGTCCTTGTTCATACTGCCGTTTTCCGACACCACGCCGATCACCATCAGGAAGTTTTTCACTGCCTTGGTGACACGGATACCCTGCTGCTGAACTTCTTGAGGCAGCAGGGGCGTTGCCAGGTTGAGCTTGTTCTGAACCTGAACCTGAGCGGTATCCGGGTCAGTACCTTGCTCGAACGTAGCCGTGATGCTCATGCTGCCGTCGGAGTTACTTTCCGAGGATACATAGCGCAGGTGGTCAATCCCGTTGAGCTGCTGCTCGATCACCTGAACCACAGTATCCTGCACGGTTTGCGCCGAAGCGCCCGGGTAGTTCACTGCAATCGAGATGGCCGGTGGCGCGATGCTCGGGTATTGGTTGATTGGCAGACTCAGGATGGATAAAGCCCCGACCAGCATGATGACCAGGGCAATTACCCAGGCAAAAATCGGACGGTCGATAAAAAATTTCGACATGGTTTACTCCCCTTTACTGCCTGCAGCTTTTTCTGTTGCCGGGGCAGATGCCGGGGTTGCGCCTTGTGGTTTTTCCATGATTTTTACTTCAACACCTGGCTTGATGTACTGCAGGCCGTCTGTAATCAGGCGATCACCAGCGTTGAGGCCTTTTTCTACCAGCCAGTCGCTGCCTACCGTACGCGTTGCTTGAAGTACGCGCTGTTCAACCTTGTTGTCCTGATTGACGATCATCGCCGTCGGTTGGCCCTTGAGGTTGTGTGTCACGCCGATCTGAGGTGCGAGGATCGCATTGCTGTCGACCCCTGCTTCCAGTTGCGCGTGCACAAACATGCCCGGCAACAGCGTGTCATTCGGGTTCGGGAACACGGCA is a window of Pseudomonas taetrolens DNA encoding:
- the pcaC gene encoding 4-carboxymuconolactone decarboxylase, translated to MDEKQRYDEGLNVRRAVLGDAHVDRSLNALTEFNSEFQEMITRHAWGDIWTRPGLPRHTRSLITIAMLIGMNRNEELKLHLRAAASNGVTRAEIKEVLMQSAIYCGIPAANATFHLAESVWDELGVESRV
- a CDS encoding efflux RND transporter permease subunit encodes the protein MSKFFIDRPIFAWVIALVIMLVGALSILSLPINQYPSIAPPAISIAVNYPGASAQTVQDTVVQVIEQQLNGIDHLRYVSSESNSDGSMSITATFEQGTDPDTAQVQVQNKLNLATPLLPQEVQQQGIRVTKAVKNFLMVIGVVSENGSMNKDDLSNYIVSNMQDPISRTSGVGDFQVFGAQYAMRIWLDPAKLNKFNLTPVDVKSAISAQNVQVSSGQLGGLPAVKGQELNATIIGKTRLQTAEQFEKILLKVNTDGSQVRLKDVAEVGLGGENYSISAQYNGMPSSGLAIKLAPGSNALDTAKALRATIADLEPFFPEGMKVVYPYDTTPVVSASIEGVLETLVEAVALVFLVMFLFLQNFRATIITTMTVPVVLLGTFGILAAAGFSINTLTMFGMVLAIGLLVDDAIVVVENVERVMSEEGLPPKEATKKSMEQIQGALVGIALVLSAVLLPMAFFSGSTGVIYRQFSITIVSAMGLSVLVALIFTPALCATMLKPIAKGDHGENKRGFFGWFNRTFDSGVKRYEKGVGSILRHKAPYFLAYVLIVVGMVFLFTRIPTSFLPEEDQGVLFAQVQTPAGTTAERTQDVIDRMREYLLTDESAAVSSVFTVNGFNFAGRGQSSGMAFIMLKPWGERDADNSVFALARRAQAHFSTFRDAMVFAFAPPAVMELGNATGFDVYLQDRSGIGHEKLMEARNQFLGMAAQSKILAGVRPNGLNDEPQYQLEIDDEAARALGVELSDINNTLSIGLGASYVNDFIDHGRVKKVYLQGKADSRMNPEDLKKWYVRNGDGTMVPFSAFAKGKWIYGPPKLSRYNGVEAMEVLGAPAPGYSSGQAMAEVEALAKKLPAGVGISWTGLSYEERLSGSQAPALYAISLLMVFLCLAALYESWSIPIAVMLVVPLGIIGALMATSLRGLSNDVYFQVGLLTTIGLASKNAILIVEFAKELHEQGRTLTEAAIEACRMRLRPIIMTSLAFVLGVIPLAISSGAGSGSQHAIGTGVIGGMITATVLAVFWVPLFFVAVSSFGSKKDSEKKVDLTKTPSNEAGQ
- a CDS encoding CoA-transferase subunit beta: MMAYSTNEMMTVAAARRLKNGSVCFVGIGLPSKAANLARLTSSPDVVLIYESGPIGAKPDVLPLSIGDGELAETADTVVSTSEIFRYWLQGGRVDVGFLGAAQVDRFGNINTTVVGDYHQPKVRLPGAGGAPEIAGSAKSVLIILKQSARSFVDKLDFITSVGHGEGGDSRKRLGLPGAGPVGIITDLCIMEPEAQTNEFVVTALHPGVTREQVTAATGWAIRFADNVELTAEPTEVELSALRDLETRTALAHGQAPGEA
- a CDS encoding AdeC/AdeK/OprM family multidrug efflux complex outer membrane factor — encoded protein: MSKSLLALAVAAFTLGGCSLIPDYQRPEAPVAAQYPEGPAYSPTEAANQAAAEQGWRQFFHDPALQQLIQTALVNNRDLRVAALNIDAYAAQYRIQRADLFPAVSANGSGSRQRTPANMSQTGESGISSTYSATLGVSAYELDLFGRVRSLSDQALQNYFATEEARRSTQISLVASVANAYLTWQADKELLKLTQDTLKNYDESYKLTLRSNEVGVASALDLSQARTSVENAKVQLAKYTRQVAQDQNSLALLLGTTLPDNLPASKPLAADLLTEVPAGLPSDLLQRRPDILEAEHKLLAANANIGAARAAFFPSISLTANAGTLSPDLSGLFKGGSGTWLFSPQINLPIFNAGALRASLDYSKIQKEITVSQYEKAIQTAFQEVSDGLAARQTYNQQLQAQTDFVAANQNYYRLAERRYRIGIDSNLTFLDAQRSLFSAQQSLITDRLSQLTSEVNLYKALGGGWFEQTGQNRPVSDKPPKA
- the pcaD gene encoding 3-oxoadipate enol-lactonase, producing the protein MKRVQLADGELNYQIDGPQGAPVLVLSNSLGTDLGMWDTQVAAFAKHFQVLRYDTRGHGQSLVTEGPYSIEQLGRDVLALLDALQIERAHFCGLSMGGLIGQWLGINAGERLKKLVVCNTAAKIGEPSVWNPRIETVLRDGAAAMVALRDASIARWFTPDYAQAHPEQAKRITDMLAATSPQGYAANCAAVRDADFRDQLGWIKVPMLVIAGTQDAVTPPSGGHFIQERVSGAQYAEFYAAHLSNVQAGEAFSQCVLAFLLADKAV
- a CDS encoding MFS family transporter, translated to MTTDTHYTGEERRKRIFAIVGASSGNLVEWFDFYVYAFCAIYFAPAFFPSDDPTVQLLNTAGVFAAGFLMRPIGGWLFGRVADKHGRKNSMMISVLMMCAGSLVIAFLPTYDAIGAWAPALLLMARLFQGLSVGGEYGTTATYMSEVALKGQRGFFASFQYVTLIGGQLLAVLVVVILQQFLSEDELRAWGWRIPFVIGALAALISLLLRRSLKETTSAETRQDKDAGSVAALFRDHKAAFITVLGYTAGGSLIFYTFTTYMQKYLVNTAGMHAKTASYIMTGALFLYMCMQPIFGMLADKIGRRNSMLWFGALGTLCTVPILLSLKTITSPFLAFVLITLALAIVSFYTSISGLVKAEMFPPQVRALGVGLAYAVANAIFGGSAEYVALGLKSMGMENTFYWYVTVMMAIAFLFSFRLPKQPKYLHHDL
- a CDS encoding 3-carboxy-cis,cis-muconate cycloisomerase, coding for MRDRTSNQLFEAYFTAKAMGEVFCDHGRVQAMLDFEAALARAQARVGLIPQSAVDSIRAACKAELYDFDALGQAIAVAGNSAIPLVKALGKQIAAVAPEAERYVHLGATSQDVMDSGLVLQLRAALVLIEDDLARLGEVLARQARRYAATPLAGRTWLQQATPVTLGMKLASWLGAVTRNRQRLLELKPRLLCLQFGGASGTLAALGNQALPVTRALADELGLQMPDQPWHTQRDRLVEFGAVLGLIAGNLGKVGRDISLLMQTEAAEVFEPAAPGKGGSSTMPHKRNPVGSAVLISAATRVPGLLSVLFSAMPQEHERSLGLWHAEWETLPEICCLVSGALAQALNIAEGLEVDVERMARNLDLTHGLVLAEAVSIVLAQRVGRETAHHLLEQCCKRAVSEQRHLRAVLGDEPGVTAHLSAAELDCLLDPAHYLGQATTWVERAVAEHFSLAH
- the pcaF gene encoding 3-oxoadipyl-CoA thiolase, with the protein product MMREVFICDAIRTPIGRFGGGLAAVRADDLAATPIKALMERNPGVKWDEVDEVFFGCANQAGEDNRNVARMAALLAGLPETIPGVTLNRLCASGMDAIGTAFRAIASGEMELAIAGGVESMSRAPFVMGKADAAYSRNMKLEDTTIGWRFINPLMSAQYGVDPMPQTADNVADDYRISRADQDAFALRSQQRTAAAQAAGYFAEEIVAVRIAHKKGETVVERDEHPRADTSLETLSKLKPVNGPDKTVTAGNASGVNDGAAALILASADAVKRHGLTARARVLGMASAGVAPRVMGIGPVPAVRKLVERLGLAVSDFDVIELNEAFASQGLAVLRELGLADDAPQVNPNGGAIALGHPLGMSGARIVMTALHQLEKTGGKKGLATMCVGVGQGLALAIERV